Proteins encoded together in one Epinephelus lanceolatus isolate andai-2023 chromosome 4, ASM4190304v1, whole genome shotgun sequence window:
- the LOC117259292 gene encoding TRPM8 channel-associated factor homolog isoform X3, translated as MTVKEGYRNPRASILFIMSTQPTQSYHNGAYMSLMKGLKKLDFRGPCVPSDLVLTADDAFPLAMNSQGQVLMAASLFGRGRIVVLGHEGYLTVFPALVENALAWLRGDGSDNLSVGVQQNSKAVADNLSKSSFQAKVVEAFSDKVGLGVYVTDAYSVGADVKELVAFLKAGGGVLIAGQAWHWASTHPKENTVLQFPGNKVSGVAGIYFSTDYGKAEIIPVHPQIPSSWKTLRLGKHFEDDLEFLLQGISEFDFRRDSVLSEALVHGPLAFPIGTTEDGRVFLAGGYYGKGRVIVIGHEALLTVEKLAPFWTNAIDWLDQGRKGVIGVVPNLGLASKSGLKHEETMFRRDLSVFGCTTYSDHNAQEIQDFVAQGGGLLIGGHVWYWTYNNPGNPMTETTGNKILNKMGLSLTPKTIESGSYKAPVPSQAIKDTGHFRQRLRRFAAHVIQGDKLAKHEEDDLKKLAMECEYFLKLEAHDSYSYNHVLSILTDVLKKSGMKPVSEKNPVKSPRDHLLLSLGTKAYKASPDRDALLPYLIKQIPVMPFMENQRIRINANTAGGEEWISTGLYLSPGMKTEITIPANIVNKSWQIQIGCQSDHLGHAELKRAPSVVERFAVTAEKMQVWNLWGGLIYLVAPPNTKVEGAEVIVQKAVAAPYYKSGVTTAADWSLLRTAPAPWAELEFENIVLTVPSNAVWSIDRPDKLAAFWDEIMRAIADLAVIPHTFRRKERFVTDVQISCGWMHSGYPIMAHNATAAEVVSIDCARKTGMWGPIHELGHNQQRSCWEFPSHTTECTCNLWSVYVHEEVLGINRAKGNSSGLCLLPVSYCTNNNKHYNR; from the exons ATGACCGTCAAAGAGGGATATAGGAACCCAAG AGCATCAATACTTTTCATCATGTCCACTCAGCCCACCCAGTCCTACCACAACGGGGCCTACATGTCCCTGATGAAAGGTTTGAAAAAACTGGACTTCCGGGGCCCCTGTGTTCCCAGTGACCTGGTGCTAACTGCAGACGATGCCTTTCCTTTAGCAATGAACAGCCAGGGCCAGGTCCTGATGGCAGCCTCTCTGTTTGGCCGTGGGAGGATTGTGGTCCTGGGTCATGAGGGCTACCTGACTGTCTTTCCTGCTCTGGTAGAGAATGCTCTGGCCTGGCTGAGAGGAGATGGCTCTGACAACCTGTCTGTGGGGGTCCAACAAAACAGCAAGGCAGTTGCTGATAACCTCAGCAAGTCTAGCTTCCAAGCCAAAGTTGTTGAGGCCTTCAGTGACAAAGTGGGGCTTGGTGTGTATGTGACAGATGCCTACAGCGTGGGTGCAGATGTGAAGGAGCTGGTGGCATTTCTGAAAGCTGGAGGAGGAGTGCTGATAGCGGGGCAGGCGTGGCACTGGGCTTCAACTCATCCTAAAGAGAACACAGTTCTGCAATTCCCAGGGAATAAAGTGTCTGGTGTGGCAGGGATCTACTTTTCTACAGATTATGGAAAAGCAGAGATCATACCTGTCCACCCTCAGATCCCATCCTCATGGAAGACTTTACG TCTTGGAAAACATTTTGAGGATGACCTGGAGTTCTTACTCCAGGGGATTTCAGAGTTTGACTTCAGGCGGGATTCCGTGTTATCTGAAGCTCTGGTCCACGGACCACTGGCCTTCCCCATTGGTACCACTGAGGATGGAAGGGTGTTCCTGGCAGGAGGCTACTATGGGAAGGGACGAGTCATTGTGATCGGACATGAAGCACTTCTGACAGTAGAG AAACTGGCTCCATTTTGGACCAATGCCATTGATTGGTTGGACCAGGGCAGGAAGGGGGTCATTGGTGTTGTGCCAAACCTCGGACTTGCCAGCAAGTCCGGGTTAAAGCATGAGGAGACAATGTTCAGGAGAGACCTGAGTGTATTTGGGTGTACAACATACAGTGATCATAATGCACAGGAAATCCAAGACTTTGTAGCACAGGGAGGAGGCCTGCTGATTGGTGGGCACGTTTGGTACTGGACATACAATAATCCAGGAAACCCAATGACAGAAACCACAG GGAACAAGATCCTGAACAAAATGGGCTTGAGCCTGACACCAAAAACAATTGAATCAGGTTCCTACAAGGCTCCTGTGCCAAGCCAGGCCATAAAGGACACTGGCCACTTCCGTCAACGTCTACGCCGTTTTGCTGCTCATGTTATCCAGGGCGACAAACTTGCCAAGCATGAGGAGGACGACCTTAAAAAACTGGCCATGGAGTGTGAGTACTTCTTGAAGTTGGAGGCTCATGACAGCTACTCCTACAATCATGTGCTGTCCATCCTCACTGACGTGTTGAAGAAGTCTGGCATGAAACCG GTGAGTGAGAAGAACCCTGTGAAGAGTCCCAGAGATCACCTGCTCCTCAGTTTGGGGACGAAGGCATATAAAGCGTCCCCAGATCGTGATGCTCTCCTGCCGTACCTCATCAAGCAGATCCCTGTGATGCCTTTCATGGAAAACCAAAGGATCAGAATTAATGCCAACACGGCAG gAGGGGAGGAGTGGATCAGCACAGGTCTGTACCTTTCTCCTGGTATGAAGACTGAGATCACCATACCAGCAAACATCGTCAACAAGAGCTGGCAG ATCCAGATCGGCTGTCAATCAGACCACCTGGGTCATGCAGAGTTAAAGAGAGCACCATCTGTTGTTGAGCGATTCGCTGTTACTGCAGAGAAGATGCAGGTGTGGAACTTGTGGGGAGGACTCATCTACCTGGTGGCTCCACCCAACACAAAGGTGGAGGGGGCAGAGGTGATAGTGCAGAAAGCTGTAGCTGCTCCCTATTACAAGTCTG GTGTGACAACAGCTGCTGATTGGTCACTGCTGCGCACAGCTCCTGCACCCTGGGCAGAGTTGGAGTTTGAAAACATCGTCCTTACTGTACCATCAAATGCTGTTTGGAGCATAGATCGCCCTGATAAGTTGGCAGCATTCTGGGATGAAATCATGAGGGCCATCGCTGACCTGGCCGTCATACCACACACATTTCGGCGCAAGGAACGTTTTGTAACTGATGTGCAGATTTCCTGCG GTTGGATGCATTCAGGATATCCTATCATGGCACACAATGCCACAGCAGCTGAAGTGGTCAGCATTGACTGTGCTAGGAAAACAGGCATGTGGGGGCCCATCCATGAACTGGGACACAACCAACAGAGAAGCTGCTGGGAATTCCCATCACACACCACTGAGTGTACATGCAACCTGTGGTCAGTGTATGTGCATGAGGAGGTGCTGGGAATCAACAGGGCAAAG ggcaacagctctggtctctgtttacttcctgtcagctactgcacaaacaacaacaaacattacaACAGGTAA
- the LOC117259292 gene encoding TRPM8 channel-associated factor homolog isoform X1 has translation MTVKEGYRNPRASILFIMSTQPTQSYHNGAYMSLMKGLKKLDFRGPCVPSDLVLTADDAFPLAMNSQGQVLMAASLFGRGRIVVLGHEGYLTVFPALVENALAWLRGDGSDNLSVGVQQNSKAVADNLSKSSFQAKVVEAFSDKVGLGVYVTDAYSVGADVKELVAFLKAGGGVLIAGQAWHWASTHPKENTVLQFPGNKVSGVAGIYFSTDYGKAEIIPVHPQIPSSWKTLRLGKHFEDDLEFLLQGISEFDFRRDSVLSEALVHGPLAFPIGTTEDGRVFLAGGYYGKGRVIVIGHEALLTVEKLAPFWTNAIDWLDQGRKGVIGVVPNLGLASKSGLKHEETMFRRDLSVFGCTTYSDHNAQEIQDFVAQGGGLLIGGHVWYWTYNNPGNPMTETTGNKILNKMGLSLTPKTIESGSYKAPVPSQAIKDTGHFRQRLRRFAAHVIQGDKLAKHEEDDLKKLAMECEYFLKLEAHDSYSYNHVLSILTDVLKKSGMKPVSEKNPVKSPRDHLLLSLGTKAYKASPDRDALLPYLIKQIPVMPFMENQRIRINANTAGGEEWISTGLYLSPGMKTEITIPANIVNKSWQIQIGCQSDHLGHAELKRAPSVVERFAVTAEKMQVWNLWGGLIYLVAPPNTKVEGAEVIVQKAVAAPYYKSGVTTAADWSLLRTAPAPWAELEFENIVLTVPSNAVWSIDRPDKLAAFWDEIMRAIADLAVIPHTFRRKERFVTDVQISCGWMHSGYPIMAHNATAAEVVSIDCARKTGMWGPIHELGHNQQRSCWEFPSHTTECTCNLWSVYVHEEVLGINRAKAHPNMTVANRKKRAETYAKAGKNLSDWFMWVALETYMQLQEKFGWDAFKKVFAAYHKMSSFPKDNKGKMNLYAETFSQSVGKNLTGFFKSWGWPIDTATEKKLSNLPPWCDHPMAKYD, from the exons ATGACCGTCAAAGAGGGATATAGGAACCCAAG AGCATCAATACTTTTCATCATGTCCACTCAGCCCACCCAGTCCTACCACAACGGGGCCTACATGTCCCTGATGAAAGGTTTGAAAAAACTGGACTTCCGGGGCCCCTGTGTTCCCAGTGACCTGGTGCTAACTGCAGACGATGCCTTTCCTTTAGCAATGAACAGCCAGGGCCAGGTCCTGATGGCAGCCTCTCTGTTTGGCCGTGGGAGGATTGTGGTCCTGGGTCATGAGGGCTACCTGACTGTCTTTCCTGCTCTGGTAGAGAATGCTCTGGCCTGGCTGAGAGGAGATGGCTCTGACAACCTGTCTGTGGGGGTCCAACAAAACAGCAAGGCAGTTGCTGATAACCTCAGCAAGTCTAGCTTCCAAGCCAAAGTTGTTGAGGCCTTCAGTGACAAAGTGGGGCTTGGTGTGTATGTGACAGATGCCTACAGCGTGGGTGCAGATGTGAAGGAGCTGGTGGCATTTCTGAAAGCTGGAGGAGGAGTGCTGATAGCGGGGCAGGCGTGGCACTGGGCTTCAACTCATCCTAAAGAGAACACAGTTCTGCAATTCCCAGGGAATAAAGTGTCTGGTGTGGCAGGGATCTACTTTTCTACAGATTATGGAAAAGCAGAGATCATACCTGTCCACCCTCAGATCCCATCCTCATGGAAGACTTTACG TCTTGGAAAACATTTTGAGGATGACCTGGAGTTCTTACTCCAGGGGATTTCAGAGTTTGACTTCAGGCGGGATTCCGTGTTATCTGAAGCTCTGGTCCACGGACCACTGGCCTTCCCCATTGGTACCACTGAGGATGGAAGGGTGTTCCTGGCAGGAGGCTACTATGGGAAGGGACGAGTCATTGTGATCGGACATGAAGCACTTCTGACAGTAGAG AAACTGGCTCCATTTTGGACCAATGCCATTGATTGGTTGGACCAGGGCAGGAAGGGGGTCATTGGTGTTGTGCCAAACCTCGGACTTGCCAGCAAGTCCGGGTTAAAGCATGAGGAGACAATGTTCAGGAGAGACCTGAGTGTATTTGGGTGTACAACATACAGTGATCATAATGCACAGGAAATCCAAGACTTTGTAGCACAGGGAGGAGGCCTGCTGATTGGTGGGCACGTTTGGTACTGGACATACAATAATCCAGGAAACCCAATGACAGAAACCACAG GGAACAAGATCCTGAACAAAATGGGCTTGAGCCTGACACCAAAAACAATTGAATCAGGTTCCTACAAGGCTCCTGTGCCAAGCCAGGCCATAAAGGACACTGGCCACTTCCGTCAACGTCTACGCCGTTTTGCTGCTCATGTTATCCAGGGCGACAAACTTGCCAAGCATGAGGAGGACGACCTTAAAAAACTGGCCATGGAGTGTGAGTACTTCTTGAAGTTGGAGGCTCATGACAGCTACTCCTACAATCATGTGCTGTCCATCCTCACTGACGTGTTGAAGAAGTCTGGCATGAAACCG GTGAGTGAGAAGAACCCTGTGAAGAGTCCCAGAGATCACCTGCTCCTCAGTTTGGGGACGAAGGCATATAAAGCGTCCCCAGATCGTGATGCTCTCCTGCCGTACCTCATCAAGCAGATCCCTGTGATGCCTTTCATGGAAAACCAAAGGATCAGAATTAATGCCAACACGGCAG gAGGGGAGGAGTGGATCAGCACAGGTCTGTACCTTTCTCCTGGTATGAAGACTGAGATCACCATACCAGCAAACATCGTCAACAAGAGCTGGCAG ATCCAGATCGGCTGTCAATCAGACCACCTGGGTCATGCAGAGTTAAAGAGAGCACCATCTGTTGTTGAGCGATTCGCTGTTACTGCAGAGAAGATGCAGGTGTGGAACTTGTGGGGAGGACTCATCTACCTGGTGGCTCCACCCAACACAAAGGTGGAGGGGGCAGAGGTGATAGTGCAGAAAGCTGTAGCTGCTCCCTATTACAAGTCTG GTGTGACAACAGCTGCTGATTGGTCACTGCTGCGCACAGCTCCTGCACCCTGGGCAGAGTTGGAGTTTGAAAACATCGTCCTTACTGTACCATCAAATGCTGTTTGGAGCATAGATCGCCCTGATAAGTTGGCAGCATTCTGGGATGAAATCATGAGGGCCATCGCTGACCTGGCCGTCATACCACACACATTTCGGCGCAAGGAACGTTTTGTAACTGATGTGCAGATTTCCTGCG GTTGGATGCATTCAGGATATCCTATCATGGCACACAATGCCACAGCAGCTGAAGTGGTCAGCATTGACTGTGCTAGGAAAACAGGCATGTGGGGGCCCATCCATGAACTGGGACACAACCAACAGAGAAGCTGCTGGGAATTCCCATCACACACCACTGAGTGTACATGCAACCTGTGGTCAGTGTATGTGCATGAGGAGGTGCTGGGAATCAACAGGGCAAAG GCTCATCCCAACATGACTGTAGCAAATCGAAAGAAGCGAGCAGAGACGTATGCTAAGGCGGGAAAGAATCTCAGTGACTGGTTCATGTGGGTGGCTTTGGAGACATACATGCAG CTCCAAGAAAAGTTTGGCTGGGATGCCTTTAAGAAGGTGTTTGCTGCCTACCACAAGATGAGCAGCTTTCCGAAGGACAACAAAGGAAAGATGAACCTGTACGCTGAGACCTTCTCCCAGAGTGTTGGGAAGAACCTGACTGGATTCTTTAAGTCCTGGGGCTGGCCTATAGACACAGCCACTGAGAAGAAACTCTCCAACCTGCCTCCCTGGTGTGACCACCCCATGGCTAAATATGACTAA
- the LOC117259292 gene encoding TRPM8 channel-associated factor homolog isoform X2, whose translation MSTQPTQSYHNGAYMSLMKGLKKLDFRGPCVPSDLVLTADDAFPLAMNSQGQVLMAASLFGRGRIVVLGHEGYLTVFPALVENALAWLRGDGSDNLSVGVQQNSKAVADNLSKSSFQAKVVEAFSDKVGLGVYVTDAYSVGADVKELVAFLKAGGGVLIAGQAWHWASTHPKENTVLQFPGNKVSGVAGIYFSTDYGKAEIIPVHPQIPSSWKTLRLGKHFEDDLEFLLQGISEFDFRRDSVLSEALVHGPLAFPIGTTEDGRVFLAGGYYGKGRVIVIGHEALLTVEKLAPFWTNAIDWLDQGRKGVIGVVPNLGLASKSGLKHEETMFRRDLSVFGCTTYSDHNAQEIQDFVAQGGGLLIGGHVWYWTYNNPGNPMTETTGNKILNKMGLSLTPKTIESGSYKAPVPSQAIKDTGHFRQRLRRFAAHVIQGDKLAKHEEDDLKKLAMECEYFLKLEAHDSYSYNHVLSILTDVLKKSGMKPVSEKNPVKSPRDHLLLSLGTKAYKASPDRDALLPYLIKQIPVMPFMENQRIRINANTAGGEEWISTGLYLSPGMKTEITIPANIVNKSWQIQIGCQSDHLGHAELKRAPSVVERFAVTAEKMQVWNLWGGLIYLVAPPNTKVEGAEVIVQKAVAAPYYKSGVTTAADWSLLRTAPAPWAELEFENIVLTVPSNAVWSIDRPDKLAAFWDEIMRAIADLAVIPHTFRRKERFVTDVQISCGWMHSGYPIMAHNATAAEVVSIDCARKTGMWGPIHELGHNQQRSCWEFPSHTTECTCNLWSVYVHEEVLGINRAKAHPNMTVANRKKRAETYAKAGKNLSDWFMWVALETYMQLQEKFGWDAFKKVFAAYHKMSSFPKDNKGKMNLYAETFSQSVGKNLTGFFKSWGWPIDTATEKKLSNLPPWCDHPMAKYD comes from the exons ATGTCCACTCAGCCCACCCAGTCCTACCACAACGGGGCCTACATGTCCCTGATGAAAGGTTTGAAAAAACTGGACTTCCGGGGCCCCTGTGTTCCCAGTGACCTGGTGCTAACTGCAGACGATGCCTTTCCTTTAGCAATGAACAGCCAGGGCCAGGTCCTGATGGCAGCCTCTCTGTTTGGCCGTGGGAGGATTGTGGTCCTGGGTCATGAGGGCTACCTGACTGTCTTTCCTGCTCTGGTAGAGAATGCTCTGGCCTGGCTGAGAGGAGATGGCTCTGACAACCTGTCTGTGGGGGTCCAACAAAACAGCAAGGCAGTTGCTGATAACCTCAGCAAGTCTAGCTTCCAAGCCAAAGTTGTTGAGGCCTTCAGTGACAAAGTGGGGCTTGGTGTGTATGTGACAGATGCCTACAGCGTGGGTGCAGATGTGAAGGAGCTGGTGGCATTTCTGAAAGCTGGAGGAGGAGTGCTGATAGCGGGGCAGGCGTGGCACTGGGCTTCAACTCATCCTAAAGAGAACACAGTTCTGCAATTCCCAGGGAATAAAGTGTCTGGTGTGGCAGGGATCTACTTTTCTACAGATTATGGAAAAGCAGAGATCATACCTGTCCACCCTCAGATCCCATCCTCATGGAAGACTTTACG TCTTGGAAAACATTTTGAGGATGACCTGGAGTTCTTACTCCAGGGGATTTCAGAGTTTGACTTCAGGCGGGATTCCGTGTTATCTGAAGCTCTGGTCCACGGACCACTGGCCTTCCCCATTGGTACCACTGAGGATGGAAGGGTGTTCCTGGCAGGAGGCTACTATGGGAAGGGACGAGTCATTGTGATCGGACATGAAGCACTTCTGACAGTAGAG AAACTGGCTCCATTTTGGACCAATGCCATTGATTGGTTGGACCAGGGCAGGAAGGGGGTCATTGGTGTTGTGCCAAACCTCGGACTTGCCAGCAAGTCCGGGTTAAAGCATGAGGAGACAATGTTCAGGAGAGACCTGAGTGTATTTGGGTGTACAACATACAGTGATCATAATGCACAGGAAATCCAAGACTTTGTAGCACAGGGAGGAGGCCTGCTGATTGGTGGGCACGTTTGGTACTGGACATACAATAATCCAGGAAACCCAATGACAGAAACCACAG GGAACAAGATCCTGAACAAAATGGGCTTGAGCCTGACACCAAAAACAATTGAATCAGGTTCCTACAAGGCTCCTGTGCCAAGCCAGGCCATAAAGGACACTGGCCACTTCCGTCAACGTCTACGCCGTTTTGCTGCTCATGTTATCCAGGGCGACAAACTTGCCAAGCATGAGGAGGACGACCTTAAAAAACTGGCCATGGAGTGTGAGTACTTCTTGAAGTTGGAGGCTCATGACAGCTACTCCTACAATCATGTGCTGTCCATCCTCACTGACGTGTTGAAGAAGTCTGGCATGAAACCG GTGAGTGAGAAGAACCCTGTGAAGAGTCCCAGAGATCACCTGCTCCTCAGTTTGGGGACGAAGGCATATAAAGCGTCCCCAGATCGTGATGCTCTCCTGCCGTACCTCATCAAGCAGATCCCTGTGATGCCTTTCATGGAAAACCAAAGGATCAGAATTAATGCCAACACGGCAG gAGGGGAGGAGTGGATCAGCACAGGTCTGTACCTTTCTCCTGGTATGAAGACTGAGATCACCATACCAGCAAACATCGTCAACAAGAGCTGGCAG ATCCAGATCGGCTGTCAATCAGACCACCTGGGTCATGCAGAGTTAAAGAGAGCACCATCTGTTGTTGAGCGATTCGCTGTTACTGCAGAGAAGATGCAGGTGTGGAACTTGTGGGGAGGACTCATCTACCTGGTGGCTCCACCCAACACAAAGGTGGAGGGGGCAGAGGTGATAGTGCAGAAAGCTGTAGCTGCTCCCTATTACAAGTCTG GTGTGACAACAGCTGCTGATTGGTCACTGCTGCGCACAGCTCCTGCACCCTGGGCAGAGTTGGAGTTTGAAAACATCGTCCTTACTGTACCATCAAATGCTGTTTGGAGCATAGATCGCCCTGATAAGTTGGCAGCATTCTGGGATGAAATCATGAGGGCCATCGCTGACCTGGCCGTCATACCACACACATTTCGGCGCAAGGAACGTTTTGTAACTGATGTGCAGATTTCCTGCG GTTGGATGCATTCAGGATATCCTATCATGGCACACAATGCCACAGCAGCTGAAGTGGTCAGCATTGACTGTGCTAGGAAAACAGGCATGTGGGGGCCCATCCATGAACTGGGACACAACCAACAGAGAAGCTGCTGGGAATTCCCATCACACACCACTGAGTGTACATGCAACCTGTGGTCAGTGTATGTGCATGAGGAGGTGCTGGGAATCAACAGGGCAAAG GCTCATCCCAACATGACTGTAGCAAATCGAAAGAAGCGAGCAGAGACGTATGCTAAGGCGGGAAAGAATCTCAGTGACTGGTTCATGTGGGTGGCTTTGGAGACATACATGCAG CTCCAAGAAAAGTTTGGCTGGGATGCCTTTAAGAAGGTGTTTGCTGCCTACCACAAGATGAGCAGCTTTCCGAAGGACAACAAAGGAAAGATGAACCTGTACGCTGAGACCTTCTCCCAGAGTGTTGGGAAGAACCTGACTGGATTCTTTAAGTCCTGGGGCTGGCCTATAGACACAGCCACTGAGAAGAAACTCTCCAACCTGCCTCCCTGGTGTGACCACCCCATGGCTAAATATGACTAA
- the LOC117259453 gene encoding TRPM8 channel-associated factor homolog: MSTQPTQSYHNGAYMSLMKGLKELDLRGSSVPCDLVLTGDNAFPLAINSQGQVLMAASLFGRGRVVVLGHEAYLSAFPALVENALAWLRGDGSDNLSVGVQQNSKAVADNLSKSSFQAKVVEAFSDKVGLGVYVTDAYSVGADVKELVAFLKAGGGVLIAGQAWHWASTHPKENTVLQFPGNKVSGVAGIYFSTDYGNAEIIPVHPQIPSSWKTLRLGKNFEDDLEFLLQGISEFDWADALSSEVLVHGPLAFPIGTTEDGRVFLAGGYYGKGRVIVIGHEALLTVEKLAPFWTSAVDWLDQGRKGVIGVVPNLRLASKSGLKHEETMFRRDLSVFGCTVWSNGDAEEIQDFVAQGGGLLIGGHTWYWTYTHSGNPMTETTGNKILNKMGLSLTPKTIGGGSYKAPVPSQAMKDTGHFRQRLRRFAADVFQGDKLAKHEEDDLKKLAMECEYFLKLEAHDSYSYNHVLSILTDVLKKSGMKPVSEKNPVKSPRDHLLLSLGTKAYKVSPDRDALLPYLIEVGPPMPIMENQRIRINANTAGGDEWISTGLYLSPGMKTEITIPANMVNKSWQIQIGCQSDHLGHAELKRAPSVVERFAVTAEKMQVWNLWGGLIYLVAPPNTKVEGAEVIVQKAVAAPYYKSGVTTAAEWSSLRTAPAPWAELECDNIIISAPSDFVRGLEHPEKVAAVWDEIMKGVTDLAAIPHKLPRKERFVADVQISAGLMHSGYPVMMHTYTVSEVFRVGDDRTVVLWGEIHELGHNQQRDPWEFRPHTGEATNNLWSVYVHEEVLGINREKAHPAMISTERKNTVDHYVKGGRKLSDWYVWTALETYLQLQEKFGWDAFKKVFAAYHKISNYPSDNEGKMNLYTETFSQIVGKNLTGFFKAWGWPIATATEEKLSNLPRWSDHPMAKYDKSN; encoded by the exons ATGTCCACTCAGCCCACCCAGTCCTACCACAACGGGGCCTACATGTCCCTGATGAAAGGTTTAAAAGAGCTGGACCTCCGGGGCTCCAGTGTTCCCTGTGACCTGGTGCTAACTGGAGACAATGCCTTTCCTTTAGCAATCAACAGCCAGGGCCAGGTCCTGATGGCAGCCTCTCTGTTTGGCCGTGGGAGGGTTGTGGTCCTGGGTCATGAGGCCTACCTGTCCGCCTTTCCTGCTCTGGTAGAGAATGCTCTGGCCTGGCTGAGAGGAGATGGCTCTGACAACCTGTCTGTGGGGGTCCAACAAAACAGCAAGGCAGTTGCTGATAACCTCAGCAAGTCTAGCTTCCAAGCCAAAGTTGTTGAGGCCTTCAGTGACAAAGTGGGGCTTGGTGTGTATGTGACAGATGCCTACAGCGTGGGTGCAGATGTGAAGGAGCTGGTGGCATTTCTGAAAGCTGGAGGAGGAGTGCTGATAGCAGGGCAGGCATGGCACTGGGCTTCAACTCATCCTAAAGAGAACACAGTTCTGCAATTCCCAGGGAATAAAGTGTCTGGTGTGGCAGGGATCTACTTTTCTACAGATTATGGGAATGCAGAGATCATACCTGTCCACCCTCAGATCCCATCCTCATGGAAGACTTTACG TCTTGGAAAAAATTTTGAAGATGACCTGGAGTTCTTACTCCAGGGGATTTCAGAGTTTGACTGGGCAGATGCCCTGTCATCTGAGGTTCTGGTCCACGGACCACTGGCCTTCCCCATTGGTACCACTGAGGATGGAAGGGTGTTCCTGGCAGGAGGCTACTATGGGAAGGGACGAGTCATTGTGATCGGACATGAAGCACTTCTGACAGTAGAG AAACTGGCTCCATTTTGGACCAGTGCCGTTGATTGGTTGGACCAGGGCAGGAAGGGGGTCATTGGTGTTGTGCCAAACCTCAGACTTGCCAGCAAGTCCGGGTTGAAGCATGAGGAGACAATGTTCAGGAGAGACCTGAGTGTATTTGGGTGTACAGTATGGAGCAATGGTGATGCAGAGGAAATCCAAGACTTTGTAGCACAGGGAGGAGGCCTGCTGATTGGTGGGCACACTTGGTACtggacatacacacattctGGAAACCCTATGACGGAAACCACAG GGAACAAGATCCTGAACAAAATGGGCTTGAGCCTGACACCAAAAACAATTGGAGGAGGTTCCTACAAGGCTCCTGTGCCAAGCCAGGCCATGAAGGACACTGGCCACTTCCGCCAACGTCTACGCCGCtttgctgctgatgttttccagGGTGACAAACTTGCCAAGCATGAGGAGGACGACCTTAAAAAACTGGCCATGGAGTGTGAGTACTTCTTGAAGTTGGAGGCTCATGACAGCTACTCCTACAATCATGTGCTGTCCATCCTCACTGACGTGTTGAAGAAGTCTGGCATGAAACCG GTGAGTGAGAAGAACCCTGTGAAGAGTCCCAGAGATCACCTGCTCCTCAGTTTGGGGACGAAGGCATATAAAGTGTCCCCAGATCGTGATGCTCTCCTGCCGTACCTCATCGAGGTGGGCCCTCCGATGCCTATCATGGAAAACCAAAGGATCAGGATTAATGCCAACACGGCAG gAGGGGACGAGTGGATCAGCACAGGTCTGTACCTTTCTCCTGGTATGAAGACTGAGATCACCATACCAGCAAACATGGTCAACAAGAGCTGGCAG ATCCAGATCGGCTGTCAATCAGACCACCTGGGTCATGCAGAGTTAAAGAGAGCACCATCTGTTGTTGAGCGATTCGCTGTTACTGCAGAGAAGATGCAGGTGTGGAACTTGTGGGGGGGACTCATCTACCTGGTGGCTCCACCCAACACAAAGGTGGAGGGGGCAGAGGTGATAGTGCAGAAAGCTGTAGCTGCTCCCTATTACAAGTCTG GTGTTACAACAGCAGCAGAATGGTCGTCGCTGCGCACAGCTCCTGCACCCTGGGCAGAGTTGGAGTGTGACAACATCATCATAAGTGCACCGTCAGATTTTGTTCGAGGCCTGGAGCACCCTGAAAAGGTGGCAGCGGTATGGGATGAGATCATGAAAGGTGTCACTGACCTGGCTGCCATACCACATAAATTGCCACGCAAAGAACGCTTTGTGGCAGATGTGCAGATTTCTGCTG GTCTGATGCATTCAGGCTATCCTGTCATGATGCACACATATACTGTAAGTGAAGTCTTCAGAGTAGGTGATGACAGGACTGTGGTCCTGTGGGGTGAAATTCATGAACTGGGACACAACCAGCAGAGAGACCCCTGGGAGTTCAGACCACACACCGGAGAGGCCACAAACAACCTGTGGTCAGTGTATGTGCATGAAGAGGTGCTGGGGATCAACAGGGAAAAG GCTCATCCAGCTATGATCTCAACAGAACGGAAGAACACTGTAGACCATTATGTTAAAGGGGGCAGAAAACTCAGCGACTGGTATGTGTGGACGGCCCTGGAGACATATCTGCAG CTCCAGGAAAAGTTTGGCTGGGATGCCTTCAAGAAGGTGTTTGCTGCCTACCACAAGATAAGCAACTACCCCAGTGACAACGAGGGAAAGATGAACCTGTACACTGAGACCTTCTCCCAGATTGTTGGGAAGAACCTGACTGGGTTCTTCAAAGCCTGGGGCTGGCCCATAGCCACAGCCACTGAGGAGAAACTCTCCAACCTGCCTCGCTGGAGTGACCACCCCATGGCTAAATATGacaagagcaactga